The sequence below is a genomic window from Cobetia sp. cqz5-12.
CCAGAGCGACGTTGATCAGGCTGCCGAGCGAGTTGCCCAGCGTCGCGGCAAGCCACAGCGCCCAGGGCGCGTGCCCCTGGCACCACAGCCCCGCGAAGGCCGCTTCCGATCCGCCGGGCAGCAGGGTGGCGCTGGCCAGCGAGATCACGGCGAGCGAGGTCAATCCCGGCAATGACAGTACGGCCACTTCATCCATATCACTTTCTTCTGTTTTTCACGGTGGCAGGGCGCTGGGGGTGGCTTTCTTCCCTCCTCAGCTCGGGTATGCTGTTGGCACGTCAAAGCCATATTTCGGGAGCTTCCTGCATGCATATTCCGTGCGTCCTGACGATAGCGGGCTCAGACCCCTCCGGGGGAGCCGGCATTCAGGCGGACCTCAAGACATTCTCTGCGCTGGGCGCCTACGGGGCCAGCGTGATCACGGCGCTGACGGCGCAGAATACCTGCGGTGTGCGCAGCGTGGAGGCGGTCTCGCGGGAATTCATCGCCGCACAGCTGGACGCCGTGCTGGATGATCTCGATATCCGTGCCGCCAAGATCGGCATGGTGGCCGATCCGCTGGTGGTGGAAATGCTCGCCGACCGCCTTCAGCAGCGCCGCCCGCGCTGGGTCGTGCTCGACCCGGTGCTGGTCGCCAAGAGTGGTGATGCGCTGGTCAACGATGCTGCCATCCAGTCGGTGGCCGAGCACCTGGTGCCGTTGGCTGACATCATCACGCCCAACCTGCATGAAGCCGCGGTGCTGCTGGGCGAGCGGCGCCTGATCGGGCGCTCCGACATGCCTGCGGTCGCCCGCGAGCTGCGTGCCAGAGGCGCGAAGGCGGTGTTGATCAAGGGCGGGGCGCTTGAGGGGCAG
It includes:
- the thiD gene encoding bifunctional hydroxymethylpyrimidine kinase/phosphomethylpyrimidine kinase, whose translation is MHIPCVLTIAGSDPSGGAGIQADLKTFSALGAYGASVITALTAQNTCGVRSVEAVSREFIAAQLDAVLDDLDIRAAKIGMVADPLVVEMLADRLQQRRPRWVVLDPVLVAKSGDALVNDAAIQSVAEHLVPLADIITPNLHEAAVLLGERRLIGRSDMPAVARELRARGAKAVLIKGGALEGQACDDLLVSDAGEQWLCAPRIETDNLHGTGCSMSSAITARLANGLPLPQAVVEAREWLLGALRASDQLNVGKGRGPVHHFHALW